A single genomic interval of Chryseobacterium paludis harbors:
- a CDS encoding DUF4141 domain-containing protein — protein MKKSILMLCVGILLGTTSLKAQFVVTDPGNLFSGIINSANEIIQTSSTVSNVVKNFKEVEKVYTQGKEYYDKLKAVNNLVKDARKVQQTVLLVGDISEMYVTNFGKMINDPHFSPQEVTAIAYGYSQLLKESSGLLNDLKQIVGNSGLEMNDKERMDIIDKVYKEVREYYNLVRYYTNKNVSVSYLRAKKENDGARVLKLYGTDKLRYW, from the coding sequence ATGAAAAAGTCAATTCTGATGCTATGCGTTGGCATTTTGCTAGGAACAACATCACTAAAAGCACAGTTTGTAGTAACTGATCCGGGAAATCTATTCTCCGGTATAATCAACAGTGCGAACGAAATCATTCAGACCTCTTCGACGGTATCTAATGTCGTCAAAAATTTTAAGGAGGTAGAGAAAGTATACACACAGGGAAAGGAGTATTACGACAAGCTAAAGGCGGTTAATAACCTGGTGAAAGACGCCAGGAAAGTTCAACAGACAGTCCTCTTGGTCGGTGATATTTCAGAAATGTATGTGACCAATTTTGGGAAAATGATTAATGATCCTCATTTCTCACCACAGGAGGTCACGGCCATCGCCTATGGGTATTCCCAACTTCTTAAAGAGAGTAGCGGTCTTTTAAACGACCTCAAACAGATTGTTGGTAACTCAGGGCTGGAAATGAACGACAAGGAGCGCATGGATATCATTGATAAGGTGTATAAAGAGGTCCGGGAATATTACAACCTGGTACGTTACTACACCAATAAGAATGTGTCGGTGAGCTATCTGAGAGCCAAGAAAGAGAATGACGGAGCCAGAGTTTTAAAGCTCTATGGTACTGACAAATTAAGATACTGGTAA
- the traJ gene encoding conjugative transposon protein TraJ yields MEFESLHEVLRSLYDEMMPLCSQMSGVARGIAGLGALFYVAYRVWQALSRAEPIDVYPLLRPFAIGICVMFFPIIVLGTINGVLSPIVTGTHSMLEGQTLDLHKLQAQKDQLEKEALLRNPETAFLSSNEEFDKKLDELGWSPSDIASMAGMYVERASYNLEKQIRDWFRELVEILFQAAALVIDTIRTFFLIVLSILGPIAFAISVWDGFQSNLTQWISRYIGVYLWLPVADLFSCMLAKIQGLMVEQDIEKLSDPSFIPDGSNTVYIIFMLIGIVGYFTIPTVTSWIIQSGGMGNFNRNLSQSVRKAGSIAGAGVGALAGNAAGQVKGQLLTKK; encoded by the coding sequence ATAGAATTTGAGAGCCTGCATGAAGTGCTTCGCTCTCTGTATGATGAAATGATGCCGCTTTGTTCCCAAATGTCGGGAGTGGCAAGGGGGATTGCGGGATTAGGAGCGCTTTTTTATGTTGCTTATAGAGTTTGGCAGGCACTTTCCCGCGCAGAACCTATTGATGTATACCCGCTGCTGCGTCCTTTTGCCATAGGAATTTGTGTGATGTTCTTTCCGATTATCGTTCTTGGCACTATCAACGGGGTATTGAGTCCCATTGTCACAGGAACCCATAGTATGCTAGAAGGGCAGACGTTGGACCTCCATAAGCTTCAGGCACAGAAAGACCAATTGGAAAAAGAAGCACTGCTTCGGAATCCTGAAACAGCTTTTTTGTCTTCCAATGAAGAGTTTGACAAGAAGCTGGATGAGTTGGGATGGTCGCCTTCAGATATCGCTTCCATGGCCGGTATGTACGTCGAAAGGGCTTCGTATAATCTTGAAAAACAAATAAGAGATTGGTTCAGGGAGCTGGTGGAAATTCTCTTTCAAGCAGCTGCGCTGGTGATTGATACAATACGGACGTTTTTCCTGATTGTACTCAGTATTCTAGGGCCTATTGCTTTTGCCATTTCAGTATGGGATGGTTTCCAATCTAATCTTACCCAATGGATATCGAGGTATATCGGGGTGTACCTATGGCTTCCGGTAGCTGATCTTTTCAGCTGTATGCTGGCGAAAATTCAGGGACTGATGGTTGAACAAGATATAGAAAAGCTTTCCGATCCCAGTTTCATTCCTGATGGCTCGAATACGGTGTACATCATATTCATGCTCATCGGTATTGTCGGATACTTTACCATTCCTACCGTAACAAGCTGGATTATTCAATCAGGAGGCATGGGAAACTTTAATCGCAATTTGAGTCAATCCGTCCGCAAAGCAGGAAGCATTGCCGGAGCAGGAGTTGGAGCTTTAGCTGGAAATGCAGCAGGACAAGTCAAAGGACAGCTTTTGACCAAGAAGTAG
- the traK gene encoding conjugative transposon protein TraK, which translates to MEFKILRNIENSFKQLRLFSFLFAGMCLAVTAFTVWKSYEFAEKQRQKIYVLEKGKSLMMALSQDIRINRPAEAKEHVTRFHELFFTLAPDKSAIEYNMKRAFLLSDKSTFNYYKDLSEKGYYNQIISGNVLQRLEIDSIKCNFDRYPYAVQTYARQYITRSSSITERSLVTSCFLINSVKSEANPQGFIIEKFTVLINKDLQVVER; encoded by the coding sequence ATGGAATTTAAAATATTAAGAAACATTGAGAATAGCTTTAAGCAGCTTAGACTGTTTTCTTTTCTGTTCGCAGGAATGTGTTTAGCTGTTACTGCATTTACGGTTTGGAAGTCTTATGAGTTTGCAGAAAAGCAGCGTCAGAAGATTTATGTACTAGAAAAGGGCAAATCATTGATGATGGCATTATCCCAGGACATCAGAATTAACAGACCCGCAGAAGCAAAAGAGCATGTAACGAGGTTTCACGAACTCTTTTTCACCCTAGCGCCTGATAAAAGCGCTATAGAGTACAATATGAAGCGTGCATTTCTATTGTCTGACAAAAGCACTTTCAACTACTACAAAGATCTTTCAGAAAAGGGTTACTATAACCAGATCATTTCAGGGAATGTACTCCAACGCTTAGAAATAGACAGTATCAAGTGCAATTTTGATCGCTATCCTTATGCAGTACAAACCTATGCACGTCAGTATATTACGCGCAGTAGCAGTATTACCGAGCGTAGTCTGGTAACTTCCTGTTTCTTGATTAATTCAGTAAAATCTGAAGCTAATCCTCAAGGTTTTATTATCGAAAAATTTACGGTTCTGATTAATAAAGATCT